In Pseudonocardia cypriaca, a single genomic region encodes these proteins:
- a CDS encoding FmdB family zinc ribbon protein translates to MPTYQYACTACDHRFEAVQSFTDASLTECPACSGNLRKVFSSVGIVFKGSGFYRTDSRSGGGGVPPKSDSAKSDAPKSDSGKSDSSSSSGGSKESSSSAAPAA, encoded by the coding sequence GTGCCGACCTACCAGTACGCCTGCACCGCCTGCGACCACCGGTTCGAGGCCGTGCAGTCCTTCACCGACGCGTCGCTGACCGAGTGCCCTGCGTGCTCGGGCAACCTGCGCAAGGTCTTCTCCTCGGTCGGGATCGTCTTCAAGGGCAGCGGTTTCTACCGCACCGACAGCCGGTCCGGTGGCGGTGGCGTGCCCCCGAAGAGCGACTCGGCGAAGAGCGACGCCCCGAAGAGCGACTCCGGCAAGTCCGACTCGAGCTCGTCCTCGGGCGGGTCGAAGGAGAGCTCGTCGTCGGCCGCGCCCGCTGCCTGA
- a CDS encoding S1C family serine protease translates to MANHPSDHDAVAGGPDDGAQRSPGEQAHHAAQPGWGAQGRAPYGGGPPAAATAEIPTPAGWPGRASGLPEHGATTAWSGGWPTYGAPAAPPVQGSWYGPRPTEPQAPAHPYHPPQIPPYGPPPGSYYPEPRSRTGSSRRGTLIALTLVAMLLSGVIGGVVGHSLAGSGRGGSIGVLGLPLPSIDTASAPTTPVEAVAARVLPSVVQLRVDGPTASGEGSAMVLSADGLLLTNNHVVEQAAESGTVTAVFQDGATATAAIVGRDPSSDLAVIRAQNMTGLVPVELGNSDSLRVGQQVVAFGAPLGLGGTVTTGIISAVDRAVNVGEETGANTPTVLNALQTDAAINPGNSGGPLVDMDGRVVGINSAIATTGAQGGSIGVGFSIPINQARRVAEELERTGRASRAVLGVTVIDDPRQAGAVIKGVTPGGAAEQAGIREGDIVLRFGDQRISTGTDLQAAVGSRAPGEVIEVQLADRTVQATLTAAPN, encoded by the coding sequence ATGGCGAACCACCCCTCCGACCACGACGCGGTTGCGGGAGGGCCGGACGACGGGGCGCAACGCAGCCCCGGCGAGCAGGCACACCATGCCGCGCAGCCGGGGTGGGGCGCCCAGGGCCGAGCGCCGTACGGCGGCGGCCCGCCGGCCGCCGCGACGGCGGAGATTCCCACGCCCGCCGGCTGGCCGGGTCGCGCGAGCGGCCTGCCGGAGCACGGCGCCACGACCGCGTGGTCGGGCGGGTGGCCCACCTACGGCGCCCCGGCGGCACCGCCCGTCCAGGGTTCCTGGTACGGCCCGCGTCCCACGGAACCGCAGGCTCCCGCGCACCCGTACCACCCCCCGCAGATCCCCCCGTACGGTCCGCCGCCCGGCTCGTACTACCCGGAACCGCGCAGCCGCACCGGATCGTCGCGCCGGGGCACGCTGATCGCGCTCACGCTGGTGGCGATGCTGCTGTCCGGGGTGATCGGCGGGGTCGTCGGACACTCGCTCGCAGGCAGCGGCCGGGGCGGGTCGATCGGCGTGCTCGGGCTGCCGCTGCCGTCGATCGACACGGCGTCCGCCCCGACCACCCCGGTCGAGGCCGTCGCCGCCCGCGTGCTGCCGAGCGTCGTGCAGCTGCGCGTCGACGGGCCCACCGCGTCCGGCGAGGGCTCGGCGATGGTCCTGAGCGCCGACGGGCTGCTCCTCACCAACAACCACGTCGTGGAGCAGGCCGCCGAGTCCGGCACCGTCACCGCCGTGTTCCAGGACGGCGCCACGGCCACCGCGGCGATCGTGGGCCGCGACCCCAGCTCGGACCTCGCGGTGATCCGCGCGCAGAACATGACCGGGCTCGTGCCGGTCGAGCTCGGCAACTCCGACTCGCTCCGCGTCGGGCAGCAGGTCGTGGCCTTCGGCGCGCCGCTGGGCCTGGGCGGCACCGTCACCACGGGCATCATCAGCGCGGTCGACCGGGCCGTGAACGTCGGTGAGGAGACCGGCGCCAACACGCCCACGGTGCTCAACGCCCTGCAGACCGACGCCGCGATCAACCCGGGCAACTCCGGGGGACCGCTCGTGGACATGGACGGGCGCGTCGTAGGCATCAACTCCGCGATCGCCACCACCGGGGCGCAGGGCGGGTCGATCGGCGTCGGGTTCTCGATCCCGATCAACCAGGCCAGACGCGTCGCGGAGGAGCTCGAACGCACCGGCCGCGCGTCCCGCGCCGTCCTCGGCGTCACCGTGATCGACGACCCGCGGCAGGCCGGAGCGGTCATCAAGGGCGTCACCCCCGGAGGGGCGGCCGAGCAGGCCGGGATCCGCGAGGGCGACATCGTGCTGCGCTTCGGCGATCAGCGCATCTCCACCGGCACCGACCTGCAGGCCGCCGTGGGATCACGGGCGCCGGGCGAGGTGATCGAGGTCCAGCTCGCCGACCGCACGGTGCAGGCGACCCTCACGGCCGCCCCGAACTAG
- a CDS encoding SAF domain-containing protein, producing MTDSRLAPRPLSRLGALVVGPGWRRVALLRRVAAGVLATLALVLALAPGPDADGVPVVVAAVDVIAGSTLGPAHLAVRRWPAELVPGGALPDPAGAEGRVLVGAARAGEPITDTRLAGPTAALGAPAGAAAVPVRLADAGAAALLVPGSTVDVVTVGGESGEPLVLATAAAVLAVLPPDSPSSGRLVLVAMPSEIAARVAAASLTEQVAVTLR from the coding sequence ATGACCGACTCCCGGCTCGCGCCCCGGCCGCTCTCCCGGCTCGGGGCGCTCGTCGTGGGCCCGGGGTGGCGCCGGGTCGCACTGCTGCGCCGGGTCGCCGCCGGAGTGCTCGCCACTCTCGCGCTCGTGCTGGCGCTCGCGCCCGGGCCCGATGCCGACGGCGTGCCGGTGGTGGTCGCCGCAGTCGATGTCATCGCGGGCTCCACCCTCGGCCCGGCCCACCTCGCGGTGCGTCGCTGGCCCGCCGAGCTGGTGCCCGGCGGAGCGCTCCCCGATCCGGCGGGCGCCGAGGGGCGCGTGCTCGTCGGTGCCGCCCGGGCGGGCGAGCCGATCACCGACACCCGCCTGGCAGGGCCGACAGCCGCACTCGGTGCGCCGGCCGGCGCGGCCGCCGTTCCGGTCCGGCTGGCCGACGCAGGAGCAGCCGCGCTGCTCGTCCCGGGGAGCACGGTCGACGTCGTCACGGTCGGCGGGGAGAGCGGCGAGCCGCTCGTGCTCGCCACCGCGGCGGCGGTGCTCGCCGTCCTCCCGCCCGACTCACCGTCGTCCGGGCGGCTGGTGCTGGTCGCGATGCCGTCCGAGATCGCGGCGCGGGTGGCGGCCGCATCTTTGACCGAGCAGGTCGCCGTTACCCTCCGCTAA
- a CDS encoding MogA/MoaB family molybdenum cofactor biosynthesis protein encodes MAPPQIGRALVVVVDDRVTHGEHEDSIGPLVTELLEEARLVVDGVVVVPGDPVAIRNALNTAVIGGVDLVVTVGGTGVSPRDVTADATAGVLDRPIPGIAEAIRASGLAAGAVDAGLSRGLVGVSGSTLVVNLAPSRAAVRDGMATLTPLVSHVISELSGLD; translated from the coding sequence ATGGCGCCACCCCAGATCGGTCGAGCCCTAGTGGTGGTCGTGGACGACCGGGTGACTCACGGCGAACACGAGGACTCCATCGGGCCGCTGGTCACCGAGCTGCTCGAGGAGGCGCGCCTCGTCGTCGACGGCGTGGTCGTGGTGCCGGGTGACCCGGTGGCGATCCGCAACGCCCTCAACACGGCCGTGATCGGCGGCGTCGACCTCGTCGTGACCGTCGGGGGCACCGGGGTGTCCCCGCGCGATGTCACGGCCGATGCCACCGCAGGCGTGCTCGACCGCCCGATTCCGGGCATCGCGGAGGCCATTCGCGCCTCCGGCCTGGCCGCGGGCGCCGTGGACGCCGGGCTGTCCCGCGGGCTCGTGGGCGTATCGGGCAGCACGCTCGTGGTGAACCTCGCTCCGTCCCGCGCCGCGGTGCGCGACGGCATGGCCACGCTCACCCCGCTCGTCTCGCACGTGATCTCGGAGCTGTCCGGCCTGGACTGA
- a CDS encoding UTP--glucose-1-phosphate uridylyltransferase yields MSEAAPGKSPFRSAVVPAAGLGTRFLPTTKAVPKELLPVIDTPGIELVAAEAAEAGAEQLLIVSSPGKDAVAAYFADSSELEKELASRGKEDMVAKVRRAHELIAVQTVTQDEARGLGHAVGCARDAIGPDEQAFAVLLPDDLVLPTGVLTKMAEVRERFGGSVLCAFDVPREEISAYGVFEVDDTGDPDVKRVHGMVEKPAPEEAPSTYAAAGRYLLDRAVFDAIDRIEPGAGGELQLTDAIALLIGEGHPVHVVVHRGGRHDLGNPAGFVRAFVDFALDDPEIGPDLRAWLAARLED; encoded by the coding sequence ATGAGCGAAGCAGCGCCTGGGAAGAGCCCGTTCCGCTCCGCTGTGGTTCCAGCCGCAGGCCTGGGCACCCGCTTCCTCCCCACGACGAAGGCGGTGCCGAAAGAGCTGCTCCCGGTCATCGACACCCCCGGGATCGAGCTCGTCGCCGCCGAGGCGGCGGAGGCGGGCGCCGAGCAGCTGCTGATCGTCAGCTCGCCGGGCAAGGACGCGGTGGCCGCGTACTTCGCCGATTCCTCGGAGCTGGAGAAGGAGCTCGCCTCCCGGGGCAAGGAGGACATGGTCGCGAAGGTGCGGCGTGCCCACGAGCTGATCGCCGTGCAGACGGTCACCCAGGACGAGGCGCGGGGCCTCGGCCACGCCGTGGGGTGCGCGCGCGATGCGATCGGTCCCGACGAACAGGCCTTCGCCGTGCTGCTGCCCGACGACCTCGTGCTGCCGACCGGCGTCCTCACCAAGATGGCCGAGGTCCGCGAGCGCTTCGGCGGCAGCGTGCTCTGCGCGTTCGACGTGCCGCGCGAGGAGATCTCGGCGTACGGGGTGTTCGAGGTCGATGACACCGGTGACCCGGACGTCAAACGGGTGCACGGCATGGTCGAGAAGCCCGCGCCGGAGGAGGCCCCGTCCACGTACGCCGCGGCCGGGCGCTACCTGCTCGACCGAGCCGTCTTCGACGCGATCGACCGGATCGAGCCGGGCGCGGGTGGCGAGCTGCAGCTCACCGACGCGATCGCGCTGCTGATCGGGGAGGGCCACCCCGTGCATGTGGTCGTGCACCGCGGCGGCCGGCACGACCTCGGCAACCCCGCCGGCTTCGTCCGCGCGTTCGTCGACTTCGCGCTCGACGACCCGGAGATCGGCCCCGACCTGCGTGCCTGGCTGGCCGCCCGCCTCGAGGACTGA
- a CDS encoding 5-formyltetrahydrofolate cyclo-ligase, whose protein sequence is MTGRAVLAEKNRWRTAVVAARRALPATERAARATALAAAAVDLAATTGGPVCAYVPVGSEPGSLDLVAALHDAGHEVLLPVVLPGREPLDWAAYTGPDSLAAGPLGLREPAGPRLGPDAVGRARLVLVPGLAADRSGVRLGRGAGHYDRSLPLVGPDVPIVIVLNDDELVERLPAEPHDRPVTGALLPGAGLVTLGNNRRP, encoded by the coding sequence GTGACGGGACGCGCCGTTCTCGCCGAGAAGAACCGCTGGCGTACCGCTGTCGTGGCAGCTCGGAGGGCGCTCCCGGCCACCGAACGGGCCGCGCGGGCCACGGCGCTCGCCGCCGCGGCCGTCGACCTGGCGGCCACGACCGGCGGCCCGGTGTGCGCGTACGTCCCGGTCGGCTCGGAGCCCGGATCCCTCGATCTGGTCGCCGCACTGCACGACGCGGGGCACGAGGTCCTACTGCCCGTCGTGCTCCCCGGCCGGGAGCCGCTCGACTGGGCCGCCTACACCGGCCCGGACTCCCTCGCGGCGGGCCCGCTCGGGCTGCGCGAACCGGCCGGACCGCGGCTCGGGCCCGACGCCGTCGGCCGCGCGCGGCTCGTGCTGGTGCCGGGGCTCGCCGCCGACCGCAGCGGGGTGCGGCTCGGCCGCGGCGCGGGCCACTACGACCGCAGCCTGCCGCTCGTGGGGCCGGACGTGCCGATCGTCATCGTGCTGAACGACGATGAACTGGTGGAACGGCTGCCCGCCGAGCCGCACGACCGGCCGGTGACGGGAGCCCTGCTCCCGGGAGCGGGCCTCGTCACGCTCGGGAACAACCGCCGGCCGTGA
- the mscL gene encoding large conductance mechanosensitive channel protein MscL translates to MFKGFKDFVLRGNVVELAVAVVIGAAFGSIVTAFTQRILQPLINAVTPPESPGFGIEIVPGKESTYIDVASVISAAINFLIVAAVVYFLIVLPLNHLKERRKRGEEAGPAEPTDVELLKEIRDLLRAQHERERQS, encoded by the coding sequence GTGTTCAAAGGTTTCAAGGACTTCGTCCTGCGCGGGAACGTCGTCGAGCTGGCGGTGGCCGTCGTCATCGGTGCGGCGTTCGGCAGCATCGTCACGGCGTTCACCCAGCGCATCCTGCAGCCGCTGATCAACGCGGTCACCCCGCCGGAGAGCCCCGGGTTCGGCATCGAGATCGTCCCCGGCAAGGAGAGCACCTACATCGACGTCGCCTCGGTGATCTCGGCGGCGATCAACTTCCTCATCGTGGCCGCGGTCGTCTACTTCCTGATCGTGCTGCCGCTCAACCACCTCAAGGAGCGGCGCAAGCGCGGGGAGGAGGCCGGCCCCGCGGAGCCCACCGATGTCGAGCTGCTCAAGGAGATCCGCGACCTGCTGCGGGCGCAGCACGAACGCGAGCGTCAGTCCTGA